One Zeugodacus cucurbitae isolate PBARC_wt_2022May chromosome 3, idZeuCucr1.2, whole genome shotgun sequence genomic region harbors:
- the LOC105212901 gene encoding uncharacterized protein LOC105212901, whose amino-acid sequence MGAPELPGDPGEEDVHAIQSNVQHPPVPSDDSDYEMNTDDAYNGYQPLAMGDDANDLAMDDSDSAVDDSDETLQNFDNASFENGSINDNLPAVESADSEIERQIWSEPRPKELQLELDNTKTTQILNVMANITLPNAVVPEWANGIPEERWKEELLKRIRQRGVSRHEDNN is encoded by the exons atgggTGCACCCGAATTGCCTGGAGATCCCGGAGAGGAAGATGTGCATGCGATTCAATCAAATGTTCAGCACCCACCAGTGCCTAGTGATGATAGTGACTATGAAATGAACACAGATGATGCTTACAATGGATACCAACCATTAGCAATGGGCGACGATGCCAACGACCTTGCAATGGATGATAGCGACTCTGCAGTAGACGATTCCGACGAAACACTACAAAATTTTGACAATGCGTCTTTCGAGAATGGTAGTATCAATGATAATTTACCAGCGGTGGAGAGCGCAGATTCCGAAATTGAAAGACAAATTTGGAGTGAACCGCGCCCCAAGGAATTACAATTAGAATTAGACAATACGAAAACAACACAG ATATTAAATGTCATGGCAAATATTACACTTCCTAATGCTGTGGTACCTGAATGGGCCAACGGAATTCCGGAAGAGCGGTGGAAAGAGGAATTGCTCAAACGAATAAGGCAACGAGGGGTATCACGTCATGaggataataattaa